In Deefgea piscis, the genomic window CCGATAAATACAAAGCCCGATTCTTCGACTCTTTGCGCAAAATCAGCGTTTTCAGAAAGAAAACCATAGCCCGGGTGAATCGCTTCGGCTTCGGTCACTTCGGCTGCAGAAATCAACGCCGCCATATTCAGGTAGCTTTGTGCTGATGGATTCGGGCCGATACAGACTGATTCATCCGCCAGCTTGACGTATTTGGCTTCGCGGTCAATTTCAGAATGAACCACAACAGTTTTGATGCCCATTTCACGGCAGGCACGCAAGATACGCAGTGCAATCTCGCCGCGATTGGCAATGAGGATTTTTTTAAACATAGGTACTCCGTGATCAGTGAGTGCTGCTGATTGGGGGGAGGGGAGTGGGGAGTGGGGATTGGTGAGTGGGTTTTATTCCCCACTCCCTATTCTCTACTCCCCTTATTCCCAATTTCTTACTATCCCTAACCCGGCATCTCACAGAATTAGCCAATAATAAACATTGGTTCGCCATATTCAACGGGCTGACCGTTTTCTACCAAGATGGCTTTAATCACGCCGCTGTGTTCAGCTTCGATTTCATTCAATAATTTCATTGCTTCGATAATACAAATCGTTTGACCCGCAGTCACGCTTTGGCCAACTTCAACAAATGGTTTGGCATCTGGGCTCGATGAGCGATAGAAAGAGCCAACCATCGGTGATTTTTGGGTGTTACCCGAAACCACCGGCGCTGCAGCTTCGCTGGCTTCAACGGTTACCGCAGGGGCTGGCGCAGGTGCGGCAGCTTGTTGTTGGGCTGGAACATGATATTGCATCGGTTGCATGTATTGGGCGTTGGCAACGGTGCGGGTGATGCGTACTTTTTCTTCGCCTTCAGTCACTTCTAATTCGGCAATGCCTGATTCTTCAACTAAGTCGATGAGTTTTTTAAGTTTACGTAGATCCATGTTGCAATCCCCTCTGAAAGGTCAAATGGGTGTCCTGTCGTGCAGGCCACCTTATGGTTTAAACAAATGTGTGTCAGTAAAAGTAGGTCTTGTCTTGCCGTACTTAAATATTTGCGTGGCGGTTAGTCAGAAAACAGCTGTTTAGGCCTTTTATTTGGCCGATTTTAAGCGGTCGATGACAAACTCGAGTGCATAGGCATAGCCTTTAGCGCCGAGGCCGCAGATCACGCCAATGGCGAGATCAGAAAAATAGGAGTGATGACGGAAGGTTTCCCGTGCATGTACATTCGATAGATGTACTTCGACAAAAGGTACTTTGACGCCAGCCAAAGCATCACGAATCGCCACACTAGTATGCGTGAACGCAGCAGGGTTGATCACGATATAATCCGTACCGTCTTGTAATGTGGCATGGATGCGTTCGATGATTTCATATTCGCGATTGGACTGAAAAGTCTCGACTGAAACTTTTTGGCTCGCACCCAAGTCAATTAACTGTTGATTGATGCTGGCCAATGTATTGCTGCCGTAATGTTGGGGTTCACGTAGTCCGAGTAAATTAAGGTTGGGGCCATGCAAAACCAGAATTTTACCGATATCGGCCATTCGCGAACTCCTTGTAACACAATGTAATCGACGGAGTTTGCCGCAAGTTCTGCGAACTTGTCCAGAAAAAGCGTGCTTTTTCTTTTTTACTGAGGGTGTAAACGATTGTTTTAAATCGTGCCTACGTCAATGTTGGCGCGGCTTATATCGATGTTTGCTGATACAATCTTGTAGTTTTGCTACATATGCGACGAAGGCGTTTTTTTAATGCAGATTGCCGATTTTGATTACCATTTGCCCGATCAATTGATCGCGCAGTTCCCTCCTGAGGTGCGCGGCGCGAGTCGTTTGCTACATATTGACGGTCAAACGCGTCAAGATACGCTATTTAGCGCTTTGCCCAATTTTTTGCGTGCTGGCGATCTTTTGGTGTTTAACGACACCAAGGTGATTAAAGCGCGTTTATTTGGTGAAAAAGCCAGTGGCGGCAAAATTGAAGCGTTGGTTGAGCGGGTTTTAGATGAGCATACGGCTTTAGCGCACGTTAAAGCGTCTAAAGCGCCCAAGGCGGGGACGATTTTGCATTTTCAAGGCGGTTTCACCGCCGAAATGGTCGAGCGCCAAGGCGATTTATTTAAATTGCGCTTTGCTGGCGATTTAAGCGTGTTTGAGATTTTGGAGCAATCGGGCTTATTGCCATTGCCACCCTATATCACGCATGTGCCTGACGATGAAGACGCTAAGCGCTATCAAACTGTTTACGCGCGTGACCCCGGTGCAGTGGCTGCACCAACAGCGGGCTTGCATTTTACCGATGAGTTGCTAACGCAAATTCGTGCGATGGGCGTCGATACGGCATTTTTGACCTTACATGTGGGGGCCGGCACCTTTATGCCGGTGCGCGTCGACGATATTAGCGAGCACACCATGCACCACGAGCGGTACTTTATTCCGCCAGCGACTATCGAGCTGATTTTGGCGACCAAGGCACGCGGTGGACGGGTGATTGCAGTAGGAACAACCAGTTTGCGCGCGCTGGAGGCCTCGTCACAGCAAGGCTTGTTGGTAGAGCCGGTGGGCGACACCGATATTTTTATTACGCCGGGTTTTGAATTTAAAGTGGTGGATCGTTTGATCACTAACTTTCATTTACCCAAATCAACGTTATTAATGCTTGTGGCAGCGTTTATTGGATTTGATACCATGCGCGCAGCGTATGAACATGCAGTGAGCAATGAATATCGCTTCTTTAGCTATGGTGATGCGATGTTGTTGGAGAAGTCGCTATAGTCATAACAATAAAATTTTAACGCAGAGGCGCAGAGAAAAAACAAAGTGGGTTTCTCTGTGTCTCTGCGCCTCTGCGTTGGATCTTTTGAGTGCTTTAAAATGAGCGCCGGACTGTTTTCCGGCTTGCGAGGAAACACATGAAATTTGAATTAAAAACCACCTCATCAGGTGCCCGTCGCGGTACTTTGACTTTGAATCACGGCGTGGTTGAAACGCCGGTATTTATGCCCGTTGGCACTTACGGCACCGTGAAAGCGATGACGCCGCGCGATTTGAACGACATCAAAGCGCAAATCATTCTCGGCAACACTTTCCATTTGTGGCTGCGCCCAGGTTTGGAAGTGATTAAAGAATTCGGTGGCCTGCATCAATTTATGGGCTGGGATAAGCCGATGTTGACCGATTCGGGCGGTTTCCAAGTATTTAGCTTGGGCGCAATGCGCAAAATCACCGAAGAAGGCGTGAAGTTCCAAAATCCTATCAACGGCGATAAATTATTCTTGACCCCAGAAGAATCAATGCGCATCCAAAAGGTGCTCAATTCGGATGTGGTGATGATTTTTGACGAATGCACGCCGTATCCTGCTGATCATAAAACCGCCGCCGATTCGATGCGGATGTCGCTGCGCTGGGCTAAGCGCTCGAAAGATGAATTTAACCGCCAAGAAAATCCCAATGCACTGTTTGGTATTGTGCAAGGCGGTATGCATGAAGACCTACGTAATGAATCACTTGCTGGTTTGGATGAGTTGGATTTCCACGGTATGGCGATTGGTGGCTTGTCGGTTGGTGAGCCCAAAGAAGAAATGGAGCGCATTTTGGCGCATACCGCGCCGCAATTGCCAGTCAACAAACCACGCTACCTAATGGGGGTGGGTACGCCTGAAGACTTGGTATATGGCGTATCGCAAGGCATTGATATGTTTGACTGCGTGATGCCAACGCGCAACGCCCGCAACGGCATGATGTTTACCCGTTATGGCAACGTTAAAATCAAAAATGCGCATTACAAAAAAGATCTGCGCCCGCTAGATGAAAGCTGTGATTGCTACACTTGCCGCAATTTTAGCCGTGCCTATCTGCATCATTTGTTCCGTTGCCAAGAAATTTTGAGCTCGCAGCTTAATACCATCCACAATCTGCACTACTACCAAGTGCTGATGGCGGAAATGCGCGCCGCAATTGAAGTCGATCAATTCCCGCAATTTGTCGCCAAATTCCATGCCGAGCGAGCTCGCGGCGTAGATTAAGCCATTTATTACTGCAGCATTGCTAAAGCCACCGCAAGGTGTAATGCCGTTCACTTAGCCAAGTGAGCGGCATTTTTTTTCTCGATTTCATTGCTGGTGTCGCTTTTGACGCCAAGGCACAGAGAAAATCAATTGCAAAACCATCAATTTCCTCCGCGCCTCTGCGCCTCTGCGTCAGGTTTTCAGGGTTTGTCGTTAAGTGAACTGTATTTACCGCAAGGTGGCTTTTTTCGTATGGATTAAGTCAGTCTAAATTAAGCTATGCTGGGTCTGATGTCGTGCCAGCCGTTGCCAATCACTTGTGTATGGCTCATTGAGTTTTGCTGGCACGCTAGCGTAAGCAGTTACGTTAAGTCTAAAGACCTTGAGTGTTTCGCTGAGTGAGACGAAAAATGGCTGCAAATTTAAAACTAGCTGAACTATTGGGTTCGCTCAGTTATGCCTTAGATCTAACTGAAGGACAGCCTGAAGGCCATTGCGTGCGTTGTTGCTGGATTGGCGTGCATATTGGCCGGCAAATTGGCATGGACGAAGCGCAGATTTGGGCTTTGTATTACACCTTATTACTCAAGGATTTGGGTTGCAGCAGCAATGCGGCGCGAATTTGCGAGCTGTATTTGGTCGACGATCAGCACTTTAAACATGATTTCAAATTAGTCGGTAATAATTTATCGCAAGTTTTAGGCTTTGTTTTTGAGCACACCGGCAAAAATGAAAACTGGACGCAGCGCTTAACGGCGATTTTGAATATTTTGCGTAATGGCGATCAAATCGCCCAAGAGTTAATTCAAACCCGCTGTGATCGTGGTGCACGTATTGCCCGCCAGCTGCGGTTCCCT contains:
- the accB gene encoding acetyl-CoA carboxylase biotin carboxyl carrier protein — encoded protein: MDLRKLKKLIDLVEESGIAELEVTEGEEKVRITRTVANAQYMQPMQYHVPAQQQAAAPAPAPAVTVEASEAAAPVVSGNTQKSPMVGSFYRSSSPDAKPFVEVGQSVTAGQTICIIEAMKLLNEIEAEHSGVIKAILVENGQPVEYGEPMFIIG
- the aroQ gene encoding type II 3-dehydroquinate dehydratase, whose protein sequence is MADIGKILVLHGPNLNLLGLREPQHYGSNTLASINQQLIDLGASQKVSVETFQSNREYEIIERIHATLQDGTDYIVINPAAFTHTSVAIRDALAGVKVPFVEVHLSNVHARETFRHHSYFSDLAIGVICGLGAKGYAYALEFVIDRLKSAK
- the queA gene encoding tRNA preQ1(34) S-adenosylmethionine ribosyltransferase-isomerase QueA translates to MQIADFDYHLPDQLIAQFPPEVRGASRLLHIDGQTRQDTLFSALPNFLRAGDLLVFNDTKVIKARLFGEKASGGKIEALVERVLDEHTALAHVKASKAPKAGTILHFQGGFTAEMVERQGDLFKLRFAGDLSVFEILEQSGLLPLPPYITHVPDDEDAKRYQTVYARDPGAVAAPTAGLHFTDELLTQIRAMGVDTAFLTLHVGAGTFMPVRVDDISEHTMHHERYFIPPATIELILATKARGGRVIAVGTTSLRALEASSQQGLLVEPVGDTDIFITPGFEFKVVDRLITNFHLPKSTLLMLVAAFIGFDTMRAAYEHAVSNEYRFFSYGDAMLLEKSL
- the tgt gene encoding tRNA guanosine(34) transglycosylase Tgt, with amino-acid sequence MKFELKTTSSGARRGTLTLNHGVVETPVFMPVGTYGTVKAMTPRDLNDIKAQIILGNTFHLWLRPGLEVIKEFGGLHQFMGWDKPMLTDSGGFQVFSLGAMRKITEEGVKFQNPINGDKLFLTPEESMRIQKVLNSDVVMIFDECTPYPADHKTAADSMRMSLRWAKRSKDEFNRQENPNALFGIVQGGMHEDLRNESLAGLDELDFHGMAIGGLSVGEPKEEMERILAHTAPQLPVNKPRYLMGVGTPEDLVYGVSQGIDMFDCVMPTRNARNGMMFTRYGNVKIKNAHYKKDLRPLDESCDCYTCRNFSRAYLHHLFRCQEILSSQLNTIHNLHYYQVLMAEMRAAIEVDQFPQFVAKFHAERARGVD